One Chionomys nivalis chromosome 4, mChiNiv1.1, whole genome shotgun sequence genomic region harbors:
- the LOC130872829 gene encoding 60S ribosomal protein L34: MVQRLTYRRRLSYNTASNKTRLSRTPGNRIVYLYTKKVGKAPKSACGVCPGRLRGVRAVRPKVLMRLSKTKKHVSRAYGGSMCAKCVRDRIKRAFLIEEQKIVVKVLKAQAQSQKAK; this comes from the coding sequence ATGGTCCAGCGTTTGACATACCGTCGTAGGCTCTCCTACAACACAGCCTCCAACAAAACTAGGCTGTCTCGAACTCCTGGCAACAGGATTGTTTACCTTTACACCAAGAAGGTTGGAAAAGCACCTAAATcagcatgcggtgtgtgcccggGCCGACTCCGAGGGGTTCGTGCTGTGAGACCGAAAGTCCTCATGAGATTGTCTAAGACAAAGAAGCATGTCAGCCGGGCCTATGGTGGCTCCATGTGTGCCAAGTGTGTCCGTGACAGGATCAAGCGGGCTTTCCTTATTGAGGAGCAGAAAATTGTTGTGAAAGTGTTGAAGGCACAAGCGCAGAGTCAGAAAGCGAAATAA